From the Odontesthes bonariensis isolate fOdoBon6 chromosome 9, fOdoBon6.hap1, whole genome shotgun sequence genome, the window CTATGAAGATATTTTGCTTGTTCTGTTTGATATTGCTGTAaattttatattctttttttggttttggtcttttagttggacaaaatgcggcatttgaagatattttttaaaatttttgaaTACAAAAAAGATAAACTGAATTAACAAAAACTATTGATCGACAGTAGTTTTGTCAAGAAGACATCAGAAAAGGAGGAAAATGCACCTCAACAGTTCTGTTTGTTCAGCCAACCCAAGATTTTAAGCTGAtggtaaaataagaaaaaaaatggtggcTTTAATTTGTTGGGTAAGAATCATAAAAACGACTTGAGGTTTCAGGATTATTTATCCTCTGCTTCTCTGGCCTTTCTCTGCAGACTCATTTTTAAACCCACGAGTATTCTTTGAACTTTCAAGGACAGTTTTCTGTGTGTGACCATTATTTTGCAACCCCACTGTGCCCTCTGAGTTCTCATCACTCTCGGTTTCTTCCACAGAACCACCAGTATCACTGCCCTCGCTTCCCTGTCCAGTGCCCAAACCAGTGCGGCACACCCAACATCGCTCGTGAGGACCTGGCTAATCATGTAAAGGACAACTGCGGCAGTGCGCTCATCCTCTGTCCCTTCAAAGATGCCGGCTGCAAACACAGAGTAAGACTGACCTGCATCATTTCACTTCCACTGCCTCTGTCACCACCATTAACACCACCATTGTTAGGTGTTAATGATCTGCCAAGTTTTAATCGCATTCTCTTTATGTCGTTGGTCACCATGTCAAAAGTGatgatttccccccccccccccccttgtttCCAAACATCCTGTGCTGTGCCCGTAGGGTATATTGTAATGAGAGCAGCACTTCTTCATTCTGACAGcacatttttatctatttttgagACTCACATCAATTTGTTGAAATGTGGACAGGTTCAAGAACGAGCAACAAATGAGCGTCAATGAGCGCTGTTGGCTCGGCGCTCTGTTTAGACTCGGAGCATCTGGAAAGCTTGATGGAAATGAAAACAACAGCTGACTGATGATTCATTTTGACAGTCCAAGTGTTCACTTATTCATCATATTCagtgtttattatttatttaggaGCACATATGATTTGAACACACTGATTCTTCATTCTTGCAAATGTCGTGAAAAATTCTGCTACTTTGCAAGgtaaaaacacttttaaaaaaaaataatttttcccTCTCCATAGTGCCCCAAATTAGCTCTTGGACGTCACCTGGAAGACACCACCAAGTCCCACCTGACCATGATGTGTAACCTGGTGGGCCGCCAGCGGCAGGAGATCCTGGAGCTGCGGAGGGAGATGGAGGAGCTGTCTGTCAGCCACGACGGCGTTCTCATCTGGAAACTCAACGACTACTCCCGCAAACTCCAGGAGGCCAAACTGCGGAGCAACCATGAGTTCTTCAGTCCGCCCTTCTACACTCACCGCTACGGCTACAAACTGCAGGTGTCAGCCTTCCTGAATGGCAACGGCAGCGGCGAAGGCTCCCACCTCTCCGTTTACATCCGCGTGCTGCCTGGAGAGTACGACAACCTGCTGGAGTGGCCCTTCTCCTACAAGGTGACGTTCTCCATCCTGGATCAGAGCGACCCGTCGCTTTCCAAACCCCAGCACATCACAGAGACCTTCAACCCTGACCCCAACTGGAAGAACTTCCAGAAACCCTGCAGCAGCCGCAACTCGCTGGACGAGAGCACCCTAGGCTTTGGCTACCCCAAGTTCATCTCGCACGAAGAGATCAAGAAGAGGAACTACGTCCGAGACAACTGCATCTTCATCAAAGCGTCTATAGAGATTCCCCAGAAGATAATGGCTTAAGATCCCCCGTTTGCTCTCTCTTCATGAAGGAGAATGAGGGTTAAAGACTGGAACTATACTTAATCTTGGAAATTCTACACATTTACCCTTTAGATATTTTCTGCCCTTACAGCCTCTCCACCACAGAGCTTGAAGTGAGTCTGTTTGGCTGAGTTAGCTGACTTGGAGGACCTTGATGTATCAAAGAGAAGAAAGTGTTTGGTCCACTGAACCATCActctcttgtgtttttttttattattcttttctATAAGTTTGCTGACATTTTATCACAGTCTACAACAAAAAGCCTTGGAAATCAAATAGTGCCTAGAGAGTTTATCTTAAgttatacttttttttatttttaatattatCTCCACAGTAAAGACGTTGAAGATTATGGAGAAAATATGAAAGTTAGGGTGAGGGGCTGCGCTGCACTTAGAGTAGAAAGAGGAAAAGTTGTTTAGAGATGCCCCGTCTATCATGGGTAATCGAAAGTGGAGGGAGCTCAGCAGACTCAAGCTCAAACCCAACTGCCTTTTGTTTACACGCTCATACGGTATATTGATCCCTTGACAAACACACAGTCCCTGGTAAGAACTTCTCATGAGATTTaactaaacacaaacaaataaaatcaatgtTTTCAGGTGAAAATCGCAGCTCAAATCATGTTTTAATAGTCTAATTTTGACAGTTCTAACTGTACTGAATATTAAACTAGGGGCAGTTTCTGGTTGGCTAAACATAGCTCAGTGACTGGAAATTAGCAGAAACAGCCTGGCTTTGTTCATGAACAAAATCTACCTACCAGCAGCTGTATAGCTCACTTATTAATCAATACACAAACCTTTAGACAGAGCCAACGTGCTATTTGCCCTGGTTTTTGTTCcctatgctaagctaagcttaaCAGCTATTGAATATCCTACTTTccgtttacagaaaaaaaaaaagtacttcttgacttttaaattaaaaaaccagacataaaaaataaatcttggCTGCTATTAGAAAAATGTATTACCTGCCAACATTGAAGTTACAAATCTGTTGCTCCTTTCCATTGCTGGAACTGTCTGTGACTTGTGTTTGTAATTAGTTTGACCTGGTCATAGATGGCTTCAGGAGCACTTCGATGTACCAAACACACACTTCATACTGACCCTGAGAGGCTTCATATTCATTGTGGAGTCCAACAATGAGAAAAGATAAAGCACCTTTTGTCTGTCTCCAAATGAGCAGAGCAGACAAAGAGGCTAGTTGTTGGAGTAGACTTGCATTTAATAGTGAAGGAAAAGCCATGTGGCCTTTTTATACAGTACGTCTTCTCATGAGGGTTTTCGGAGTGAGCAGGGCAACAAACACATGCATGCTTCATGTGCTAACACCTGGATCACACGTTTATACTGTAACCTGTATTCTTGAATCCTCTTCTGTTCATGACTATTttgtctcttttgtttttttttctttggaccATTTGAAAGTTGACaaactgtaaaaagaaaaaagaatagtttttaagtttttgtttttatatacatAAAAATGTGAACGCTCCTGGTATAATAACCTATTAGGACAATGAACACCTGGATCGAGTGTATTGTTTTGGATGTTGTTCGGAGGCTGACATGATCTCTGCACATATgtgggtgtctcgagacagACTGCACCTTTGTTGTTACCATGGTCACCGGTGACTATCTTCAGATCGACACACAATGCAACGATGATGAGCAGCCCTGTGCTCTACGCCCATCATCATGATAGCACCACCAGGGGTGTGGAGGACATTGACGATATAGTTCACTCATGATGTATGTGAATACTAAtgtaaaaatgcagaagcaCATTCTGTCTTTTTATTACCACATGAGAAAATTCATGATTTCTTGTCATAATACCAGCTGATATTTTACAGTGATTTAAAGAAGCAAGAAAATCAAAGTTTTTGtaagattctgtatttttaaaaatacttaGCTGTTTTATACAAACTCCTTTGGTTGGAGAGTCGGGGTTAACTTTGGGAATTTTCAGACCCTTTCGTCTCTTGGACATTTGGATaatttgtttgtctgtgtggttTGAGCCTCACGTATTCTGTCTGTATTATTTCCTcttaaaagtatttattttaagGAGCCGTCATATGTGAGTTTGCTCTGATGGCACAAACGTTTTAATATGTTGATTGATGAGTGCTTGTCAATTTCTTATCTGAAATAAAATACCATATATTATACTTGTTTTACATGTTGCATTTCATGCTTTACAGGCTCAGAAAGGAAAATATGCACTTACTTTGCAAACTTTGTGTCATTATAACATCAGAACTTCAGCAAAAATAAACAGGACTTTATAGTTGGAAAAGATTTATATGGCTAGCAAAACATGGTATATTTGTAAAGGTGATCAGGAAACATCCATGGAAAACCATCCTATGATATCCATGCAACCTAAAGCTAGACACGTCTTCTGTATGTTTACATGATGTGAACAGATTAGAAAGCACATAGATGAATCCCATTAAATTAGAAATGTTCAGTTTCTAAAGTTTGCCACCTCCAGTGTATTTTGTGTTATAATCTCACATAGTGTGGTACATATCCTGGTACATGATAGATATATACAGTATACTTCCACCttgtgtaaaaaaagaaaaagtgtgttTGAATTATTGTGATTACTGAACATCTTAAATCCATTATCTGTTTTGGTGCCATACCTAAAAATAAAGGGAGATTCATAAAAACTGGAGATAAAGGGAATAAATAACATGACCTCCAATCCTTGTGAAGTACATAGTAATTACAGATATATACAACAGATTATAGTTGAATAAGAATGGTCTAATTATCCCGAGCCAAGCAGTGAAAATCACAGTCAAAATTCTGACTCTAAGTTCCTTATATactaatatatatattcctAACATATACAAGTCCCACACTTAATGCTCCCACACTTTCTATTACGCAACTCATAAGCTCTTAATGTTTTTCATGGGCAGTGGTGCAGTAATGCACTCCTGCTTAATGTATAAAACCTGTGACCCATACTGGactaatatatatttatatatatatatatatatatatatatatatatagagagagagagagagttatCCTGAACTATGGCAACTTAATTAAATACTTTTTCCCATGGATCCAATTAGATGATTGAGAGAAGaaaatttacaaaaaataatagATTGATAACCATATTATTTAATTTAAGCTGGTTAATATGTGGTTACTCTGCAAAGCAACTGGATTCTCTTGAAATTCACAAGATCACAAGAGAATCCATTAATTCACTAAAAAAGGGATCTAGAGGCACTTTAAAGATACGATTCAATTCAATCAAACTGTATTTGAATCCAGTTCATGATATACCAACAATGGAGATAGTCCAAGGTCACCTGAAtgaaagctttataaaaaagaaaggtttaaaatattggcagctggttccaccagagaggggcctgataagtgACTTTCCACAGTTTGTATTGCTCAGAAAAAAATGCACTTAATTTTTTCAGTGATTGTATTTCggtaaaatgtttttgtttgccAAAGTCTGGCCAACTCTGTGAATGAGGGCAGAGTTTAGTTTTGCATTTTAGACTAAAAAGTATTTTTCACACACTCTGTCTTTGGAAAGAAAGCAGCtacaaacatgacaaaagtTGACTTTCATGACTTTATTTTCATGATTTGAAACATTTGGTCCAAGCTGTCCAAGAACTGAGGAAGCATGTGGAACATTAGGATGGGTCATGCAGGAAACAACAAACAACTTTTATTCAATTTATCAACGCAGCATGTTGTAATCTTGCAGTTCCTTCTTGAAACATTCATGATTACATGAAGTGATGCGGTTACATGGTTAAAAGTTTACAGATGCTAATCCCTGCACACTCTTTTCCACTGatcttctgtttgtttgttcactGGTTTAACAGGAGTTTGATACAGAATTCATATAGTTTCTTTCAATATGAAATCAGACTGAAAAAAACATCTATTTCTTTCCTGAATTATATTAGCTACTGGCAACCATTGCATTGCAAGCTCctgttaaaatgttcaaatacaATCAAATAATGAAAACATGCATGTACTTAAAACACCACTGAATTATTGAGGAATTATCAATATTAATGCATAAAGGCTATAAAGCTCATCTTGCCTTCTGTCATGGTTTCTCTGCTGGATAATATTCACAATTACCTACaataaaatgattttgtttctttctgtattTAACTAAATACTTCAATAATCTGCTCAACTTTCTTGCCAAATATTTGATgtgtctgttgtttttgttctgtaGGAGAGCACACATGGCTCAATTCGGAAAATAATTCTCATCTCATCACCCCGTCAGAGATCTAGGTCGGAGGTCAGCGGATTTTCACTCCTTCCTCCCCTCCACTGAAACTCTACTGGAACTGGAGGGAAGTGAAACAGCAGAGGAAATAAGTGAGGAAGAGAGCCAGACACCAGCACCTTTAAAGCCATGCCAGGAGTTTACATTAGCTTTCAGCCTGGATGTTGTTCAGGATTTAGGAAAGACGAAAATGAGCTTTTAATATCAAAGTCTCTGAGAGGTCCTTGAGGAGGACAGTCCTACTTTCCAGCTACTGCGTAATAGCTGGCTAAAGTCTGAGAAAAACCTATAGTCTTTAATCTCTCAGAGCATATTTTTATGTCTTAAAGATTAAAACATATATTTTAGAAACAAAGCAAGACTCTCTGAGTCCATTTAGTGTACCTGTAGAGGATATTGCCcctaaaaagagaaaacacaaacttCTTGAGTGGGCTTATTTTTCATTGAGAAGGGTCATTCATTTTTGGGACCAAAAGTTAATAGGTAGACGCTTAAAAGTTTAAATAAGAGAGCCTAAGAGTTTCCTGGCATGGAATGCACAACCAACATCCCTGTGCTGCTTCAGGGCGATGCAGAATCAAAATAGTAACAGTTAATTACACGTTAGAAGGTTCTCTTTTTCCCATGCAAAGCAAAGTCACATGCAGCTTGGTGTACACAACTGCCCTTTGGCTTTGCTCTGTTAAATGAGCCTCTGCTCACAAGGTAAATGATTTGCAGGTAGTCACGTTCCCATACACAATGAGCGCACCTCATTGTGGCACTGCTGCTTGGTGGGCTCACCTAACCCTTGGTCAACATATGCTGAAAGACAGATGGAAGTGAGGTTAAAGGAGGAGGCGGTGACGACGGAGAGGAGCCCAACCCATGAGGCTTTCCTCACTTGTAAAAAAtaacacatcaaagagaagctGTGGTTTATGAAGCGGTGCCATGCTGTCGTGCCTCATACTGGAGTTAAACAATTGTGCGTCTCAGAGCTGAACTTAACCAGGGTGGAATGAAATGGTCTCCTATCAGCTAAAAAACTCCCAGGATGGATCACCACCTGAGCCACACAATAAGAGACACATCATCTGGCAAGAAGCTCTATGTATGAGGGTTCATCTCAGACCCGAAAAagcagtttgtttaaaaaaaaaaaaaaagagataagtCTTAAGCCACACATCCACTGAAGAAACCAGTGACGTGATTCAAACTACAAAAGAAGAAACCACATTTCCCTCTGCATCAACATTTTTGTCAAGATCGTTTGTGGTtaaatttgtacattttttaaacaatctGGATGAAAATATGTACTTTTTTCATTACATCTTAAACATTATATCTCATAGCTCTGACTTTTTGGCAATTTTGAGAAGAGagctacaaaaaaaagaagctattaGAGTGTCtggaaaatgttcattttaaagCTAAAACACTAAGAAAATATCTGCATGGTATAGACCAACAGTCTGAGGTTGGCTTCATATCAGTCATGGACAATGAAACATCAGCTTCACTCGGGTAAATCAGGTCTCTTGGTTTATATATGTCTCTAAGCTATCATCTTCTCTGTCCACTACCAGTGGACTTTTGAATGAGAGGAAGTGGTTTCCATGACAAggaaaattctgttttctccatGATAAAGCCACAATTTGCCCTCCCATAAGCACTGTTTCTATCAGGATGTATTTTCCATACATTTTATGACATCCCCAGACAAATATTTGTGTAAGAGGTTGTGGTTATTTAATGTCATTCTCTGTGTGAGTTGCTTGGAATGGGAGTCTTGAATGTGTGTTCGCTACATTCTGCTCTCATACAAAAACACTTAGACTTGGAACAGGGTCTGACATAATTAGCTCTTTCTACTTTCTGTGACAGAATTATTTTTCGACCACGTGCGTGTTTAATAAAAAACAACGCTTATAAACCCTCTCTTGAGCATCTATCATGAATACTGTTTAACTAATTAAGTTACTAAGGACCAAACTTTTTTTCACACCAAAAACCATCCATGAAATGTACAACTTGTATTTTCAATCCTTGTGTTAACTTAAAGGTACTGTTAGTaagaaaaaaggtttaaaacatcaaaaattcaaattcaaaattggAAAAAAGGCATGCACGTGACGTTATATcacagccggaaaagggtggaatgccctctccgggtcgggaatgagatccttccccaagtggaggagttcaagtatctcggggtcttgttcacgagtgagggacgaatggaacaggagattgacagacggatcggtgcggcgtctgcagtgatgcgggctctgcaccggcccgttgtggtgaagaagtagctgagccagaaggcgaagctctcgatttaccggtcaatctatgttcctaccctcatctatggtcacgagctgtgggtagtgaccgaaagaacgagatcgcgaatacaagcggccgaaatgagtttcctccgcagggtgtctgggctctcccttagagatagggtgagaagctcggtcatccgggaggggctcggagtagaaccgctgctcctccgcatcgagaggagtcagatgaggtggctcgggcatctagtgagaatgcctcctggacgcctccccagtgaggtgttccgggcccgtcccactgggaggaggccccggggaagacccaggacacgttggagagactatgtctctcggctggcctgggaacgcctcggggtccccccagaagagctggaggaagtggccggggacagggacgtctgggtctctctgctcaagctgctgcccccgcgacccgatccccggaccagcggaagatgatggatggatggatggatggatgggtgacgTTATATGAAAACTGCCAACGTGCTGTGCAGCTGAGGTATACAACTGGGAACTTTTAGGGGGAGACCGGATTTCCCTGTAATACCAATTTGTGCCACTCGATAAGATTTTAGGGTGCTTCGACACCAGAGCTGTTTGGTCCATTTTAAACACACCAGAGTTCGTTTTCTCTGATCGTTTGGGCAGGTGCAAAAGCTCATCTGAAGTCTTGTGCGGTAAAAACAGAAACCTCAAGACTGCATGAATTTGCTGCTTGAGCTGAAGGGGAtggattttctgtttttgttcctAGTCAGTTGATAAGCCAggttttcttcttcctcattcTTTTTTCCTTCTTGGTCAGAGCTCATTTCGGGCAATACGGCCCTAAAGGAGCAGCTGTTGTAACTGCGTGACATCCAGGCGGTTTGGTCCGCTTtacaaaagtgcagtgtgaaAGTGAACCAAACCAAATAAAGGCGGGCATCCCCCGCCCAACCAAACCAAATCCCCCAGACTATCCTGGTGTGAAAGCACCCTAAATCACCATAGTGTGTTGTCTATCCTGAAACCAAAAGAAGTGGAAGAAGTAGCCGGTGATGGCAGTAGAAAACCAACAAACTGCTGTCTGACAGAGGACAGAGAGGAGTAATAGTGAAAAGCACAGTAATTACAACAACAGCAGTCAGCAGAAGAGACCTTCGCTACCAGTCCCTCCTGCAAAGAAACCACATTCAATGGCAAAAATacgaaatggaaaaaaaaaaaaagagccaaaacaAGTAAATATTGGTGTTACTTTTCTTTAATGGAGACAGCTTTTGGGCGGTGAAGTACTGAAATCTGAGGCAAAACTTGTAAATTTTTCTCTGGACTGGTCAATAAAATGCTCGAATAAACATTGTGGCTGCAATTTACATTCTATCCATAACTTTTCTCAGCTGATTCCACAATGCCAGTTAGCTGTATGTATTAATACGGTTTGCTAATGTGTGAGTAACAAAAGAGGAATAGTGGCAGGTTAACATGGACTAATCTTTAAATCGCAGATAAAGCAGAACCCATCAGTAAATCAGCTACATTGTTAATATGTGTGCCACcatgtttgtgaaaaaaaatgagcTAATTGTACAACGTGAACTCTACACACGTGAAGGTAACTGTGTTATTGTGGCCAGCCCACAAGATCAACATTTGTGTATTCTTGTCTTATTAGTAGTCGGCAATTTTTTCCTTGATAATTTTTCAATTGAAATGAAAGGAGTAGGTATTAACTGCCAATAaagaagacttttttttcttatcaccTTTACTGtcacctgtaaaaaaaaatgtatatgtaGCTtgccgctattttctctcccttcgtatcattgcgcgctgccgcctgcctgtttcacggtgtttactgctcggaggCATGGTGTGATGGTGTGGTGTGCCTAGCCCGCAGCAgcgcgcagtgatacgaagggagagaaaatagcgtcaagcgattgtgaggtctgtgTCAGGTATgggtgaggagggaggacacggatgcggacttcaaaagcaAAACTTAGTTTAATTCACAAGATTCAAGGGGtcaaaaaataaagtacaaacgaaaagcgcggctgagccggatataaaaaacttaactgtggaaagacaaacaaaaagacttggcatggaataaataaatacttagcttggtcAGGATAagtcgtggcatggcatgaagggggagaaacaaacaaagcacccaaaaactgagaggggaggcaggaaactaaatagggacagtgattagtgacaaggtgcagctggtggggaataacacaggtgaagtgagtgaactaattaacagagtgcagggaaactaaaacatgactaaaaactaaacatggactgaaacacaaaaacataacctaaaacatgaaactaaaaacgtaagtccatgggcgtgacagtcTGACTTTATCCtgaagaacgattttgtgatgcaaatgtattactcttttgaacacatattgttttgagtagcaaaacgctttatttttgtgaccccagccaactagccggactaccttcatcaacacctaaacgaggccggaactcggctcacaggacgcagtagggggtaagtcaatgttgatacacaatattgctagtatgggatgtcatacagcttcatgtcaaaagaggcgaactatccctttaatttgaATTAGTAATGTGTGTGACTAATCGTTTTGTCAGAACGGCGTacat encodes:
- the traf4a gene encoding TNF receptor-associated factor 4a; its protein translation is MPGFDYKFLEKPKRRFQCPLCSKAMREPVQVSTCGHRFCDTCLQEFLSEGVFKCPEDQLPLDYAKIYPDPELEQLILALPIRCIHSEEGCRWTGQMKQLQGHFSTCAFNVIPCPNRCSVKLTRRDLPDHLQHDCPKRKVKCEFCGSEFTGEAYENHQGVCPQESVYCENKCGARMMRRLLSQHSMAECPKRTQPCKYCGKEFVFDTIQNHQYHCPRFPVQCPNQCGTPNIAREDLANHVKDNCGSALILCPFKDAGCKHRCPKLALGRHLEDTTKSHLTMMCNLVGRQRQEILELRREMEELSVSHDGVLIWKLNDYSRKLQEAKLRSNHEFFSPPFYTHRYGYKLQVSAFLNGNGSGEGSHLSVYIRVLPGEYDNLLEWPFSYKVTFSILDQSDPSLSKPQHITETFNPDPNWKNFQKPCSSRNSLDESTLGFGYPKFISHEEIKKRNYVRDNCIFIKASIEIPQKIMA